A stretch of Aedes aegypti strain LVP_AGWG chromosome 2, AaegL5.0 Primary Assembly, whole genome shotgun sequence DNA encodes these proteins:
- the LOC5578837 gene encoding glucosamine-6-phosphate isomerase, with product MRLIILDTSDYVGEWSAKYVMKRINDFKPGPSRFFTLGLPTGSTPLGLYRNLIKFHQEGKISFKYVKTFNMDEYVDLPRDHPESYHYFMWHNFFKHIDIDPVNVHILDGNAPDLVAECNAFEDKIKAAGGIELFIGGIGPDGHIAFNEPGSSLVSRTRVKTLAQDTLEANARFFGNDISKVPKQALTVGVGTVMDAREVMILIIGAHKAFALYKAIEEGVNHMWTVSAFQQHPHTIMICDEDATLELRVKTVKYFKSLYDVHSKLIEGT from the coding sequence ATGCGGCTCATCATCTTGGACACGTCCGACTACGTCGGTGAATGGTCGGCCAAGTACGTCATGAAGCGTATCAACGATTTCAAACCGGGCCCGAGCCGGTTCTTCACCCTGGGCCTCCCAACGGGGTCCACGCCGCTGGGCCTATATcgcaatttgatcaaattccaccaggaaggcAAGATTTCCTTCAAGTACGTGAAAACCTTCAACATGGACGAGTACGTGGACCTGCCGCGGGACCATCCCGAAAGCTATCACTACTTCATGTGGCACAACTTCTTCAAACATATCGACATCGATCCGGTCAATGTGCACATTCTGGATGGAAACGCCCCGGATCTGGTGGCCGAGTGCAACGCGTTCGAGGATAAGATCAAGGCTGCTGGCGGGATAGAGTTGTTCATCGGTGGCATAGGACCGGACGGCCATATTGCGTTCAACGAACCGGGATCGAGTTTGGTGTCGAGAACAAGGGTGAAAACGTTGGCACAGGACACACTGGAAGCCAATGCACGGTTTTTCGGCAACGATATCAGTAAGGTGCCGAAGCAGGCACTAACGGTCGGAGTGGGCACGGTGATGGATGCCCGGGAGGTGATGATTTTGATTATTGGCGCACATAAGGCCTTTGCGCTGTACAAGGCGATCGAAGAGGGGGTGAATCACATGTGGACGGTCAGTGCCTTCCAGCAGCATCCGCATACGATTATGATATGCGACGAGGATGCCACGCTGGAACTGCGGGTCAAGactgtgaagtattttaag